Part of the Paenibacillus aurantius genome, TCTCGCCCGCTACGACAGCTCCGGGCCTTGGAAGCAGATAGCGGACGGAATATTGGCCAGCGCGGAGAAGCAGCAGGCGTCCGGTAAGGATGAAGTGTGGAGAGGCGGCTATCCGGATAACTGGAGATTGATCTCCAACAGCCGTTCGGACACCGTTATGCTGAATCCCGAGGAAATTGTAAAGACAATCTTTATGAAACGGTTCGTGGAAGGAGAGGGGCCTAATCCCGACGTCCAATCTGTTTCCATTCCCGGCTGTCCTGAGCCTGTTCTCGATACACGGGAATGCGCCGAAGCTCGCGTAACTTCTCTGGCGGATATCAGGAATACTTCTCCCGCCGACACGAAGCATCTCCTATCCTTTGAGCTGACTTATCCAGCCGGCGAAACAAGTCATGTACTGATAGCCATGAGGGAGAAACCGCGAAAAATAACGATCAACGACGTCGTGGTGAACGAAACCGATGACTTGAACGGCTCCCCTGAGGGATGGGCCTATCAGGAAGATAGCCGGTATTTGCTGCTGAAGGTCCCACATTCCGGGCAGGATCAAGTCATGATTCATTATTAACAAGAAGAGCGGAAAGCGGCTGCTCCCATAAGACGATACAGCATTGCCGGAGGGACGACCGTTTTCCACTTTTTTCTTCTAGCTTTAGAATCCATTCCAACACGGAACCGTACGAAAGGTTTGCATTAAGTCAGGAGGCGACCCCATTGAAGGAGTACAGTTTTACGCGAAAGGTTAGGGTATACGATCAAGCGGATATTATCGTGGCTGGGGGTGGACCGGCCGGCTGCGCCGCAGCGATTGCAGCAACACGCACCGGAAAGAAGGTCATCCTGCTGGAACATTCCGGCCAGTTGGGGGGGATGGGCACGCTAGGCAATGTAAGTATTTTTATGGGGGTCGGAAATGTAACCGGCATTTATCGGGAGATCATTGCCGAGACGCTGCCGGATCAGCTGCCGAAAAGCCATACCGAATCGATATGGCCTCAGTACAACCCCTTTCTGGTCCGGCATTACCTCAACACTAAGCTTGAAAAAGAGGGGGTTAAGGTCCTCTATCACGCCAGCTTTATTGGTGTCGTCAAGGAAGAGGATACGGTGACCGCCGTTATCGTGAATACCCGCGAGGGACTTGTGGCTGTGGAAGCAAAGGGTGTGATCGATTGCACGGGGGATGGCCGCGTCGCGATCGATGCCGGGGCCGACTATACTTCGGGACGCGAGGAAGACGGGCTGACTCAGCCGATGACCCTGATGTTCATGATGACCAATACGGGAAAGAAGGTAGAGCCATATCTTCCGGAGGACTGCTACTATTATAAGGATAAGGCGGAACTTCCTCAGGGCAGGCATTTGTTTTGGGAACAAGGAACCGACGGCACTCTGCTGGTGAATATGACCCGGGTCAAGGGCAACGGCGCCAAAATCGATGATATCAATTATGCCGAGAAGGAGTCGCTCCGCCAGGTATTTTCTGTGGCGCACTACCTGCAGCGTAACGGATTCGAGACCTATGCGCTTACGCATATCCCCGGACAGGTCGGCGTCCGGGAAACGAATCAGATCGTTGGCCATTACACCCTGACCGAAGCGGATTTGCTTGCCGGGCGCCGGTTCGACGACGTAGTGGCGCAGACGAACTACGAAATCGATGTTCACAGTCCGGACGGCAAACCGGGAACCGACGAGCGCACACTAAGCGGATACGA contains:
- a CDS encoding FAD-dependent oxidoreductase gives rise to the protein MKEYSFTRKVRVYDQADIIVAGGGPAGCAAAIAATRTGKKVILLEHSGQLGGMGTLGNVSIFMGVGNVTGIYREIIAETLPDQLPKSHTESIWPQYNPFLVRHYLNTKLEKEGVKVLYHASFIGVVKEEDTVTAVIVNTREGLVAVEAKGVIDCTGDGRVAIDAGADYTSGREEDGLTQPMTLMFMMTNTGKKVEPYLPEDCYYYKDKAELPQGRHLFWEQGTDGTLLVNMTRVKGNGAKIDDINYAEKESLRQVFSVAHYLQRNGFETYALTHIPGQVGVRETNQIVGHYTLTEADLLAGRRFDDVVAQTNYEIDVHSPDGKPGTDERTLSGYDIPYRSLLPKGLRNVIVAGRSISATHVAMSSMRVQATCYAMGQSAGVAASQAIDKGCDMADIDIHRLHEVLNAQGVVFLK